In Idiomarina sp. PL1-037, a single genomic region encodes these proteins:
- a CDS encoding putative RNA methyltransferase, whose product MPITKIFALRCPIEQSPLQLVDGSWRCENGHSYDVAKQGYVNLLPVQNKRSKDPGDSKAMVQARREFLEQGYYEPLAQVLADTVLAQGEQAVLDAGCGEGYYLRYLVEQAEQKGTDLSVAALDISKWAVQAAAKRDKRLSWMVASNNSIPLDDNSVDTLLCVFGFPVEAEFKRVLKPGGRLIMVDPAGDHLKELKAIIYSEIKTKSDNLPVNSEYWSLASEQRVTFKFELNNNDTIKNLLTMTPHLYRSSADGRERAGAISSLQLTADVWVRVFTLSA is encoded by the coding sequence ATGCCAATAACAAAAATATTCGCCTTACGTTGCCCAATAGAGCAGTCACCTTTGCAGTTGGTGGACGGCAGTTGGCGTTGTGAAAATGGTCATAGCTATGACGTGGCAAAACAGGGATACGTGAATTTGTTGCCGGTGCAGAATAAGCGCTCGAAAGATCCCGGCGACAGCAAAGCCATGGTGCAGGCACGGCGGGAGTTTCTGGAGCAGGGTTATTATGAACCGCTGGCGCAGGTTCTGGCAGATACTGTGTTAGCACAGGGCGAGCAGGCGGTGCTCGATGCCGGTTGCGGCGAAGGCTACTACCTGCGCTACTTGGTTGAACAGGCGGAACAAAAAGGTACGGATTTAAGTGTGGCTGCCCTGGATATTTCAAAATGGGCAGTGCAGGCTGCGGCAAAACGCGATAAACGCCTAAGCTGGATGGTTGCTTCCAATAACTCTATTCCACTGGACGATAACAGTGTCGATACCCTTTTGTGCGTGTTTGGCTTCCCTGTTGAAGCTGAATTTAAGCGGGTTCTAAAGCCCGGCGGGCGGCTGATTATGGTAGACCCTGCAGGTGATCACCTAAAAGAGCTAAAAGCCATTATTTATTCTGAGATAAAAACAAAGTCAGATAACCTGCCTGTAAACTCAGAATACTGGTCTTTAGCATCAGAGCAGCGAGTGACCTTCAAATTTGAACTGAATAATAATGATACTATTAAAAACTTACTCACTATGACACCACACCTCTACCGTAGCAGCGCCGATGGACGCGAACGCGCCGGGGCTATCAGCTCTTTACAGCTGACCGCTGATGTCTGGGTGCGGGTTTTTACTTTGAGCGCCTAA
- a CDS encoding SLC13 family permease → MLDQWLIGIILVAMLVLFVIDKWRYDLVAMMALLSAAILGLVPTAEVFSGFGNAAVITVAAVLIISQALWRSGVVDALASAMKNIGDKRWVQMIALTSVTTVCSAFISNTGTMAIMIPVALQLARSSGNNPSKLLMPMAFGSLLGGAITMVGTPPNIIIADIRREAMGESFGIFEFTPVGLSIAIAGLLFMWLLSHWLVPEKAGKSKSQSLYDVSSYLTELYVPEGSNFVGETLYELENRSEEDFVIVALQRGEKRWSAPARYLRLKAEDVLIVEANAETIQQVIDGTGLELNAEEEIDDRFLKSDDITVIEGIVGHDSRLIGRSAADIKLRSRYGINVLGVAREGQKLGTALANIRFKPGDVLLLQGDAEILDDVFQRFGCFPLAQRSLRIGSSKRLMLPLGIFAATILSAAFGLISVPVAFSLAAGLMVITNILPLRELYDAIDWPIIVLLGATIPLGSALERSGAADTIANAVLYVSEGSPEFVAVGLLLIVTMLLSNIVNNAAAAVLMAPIGISMANSFGASMDPFLMAVAIGAAVPFLTPIGHQSNILVMGPGGYNFSDYWRLGLPLSLLVSAVALVMILLVWPLY, encoded by the coding sequence AGTGGTTTTGGTAACGCTGCTGTCATTACCGTGGCTGCTGTACTAATAATCAGCCAGGCGCTGTGGCGCTCTGGTGTCGTCGACGCCCTTGCCTCAGCCATGAAAAACATTGGCGATAAACGCTGGGTACAGATGATAGCCCTGACCTCTGTCACTACGGTCTGCTCGGCTTTTATCAGCAATACCGGCACCATGGCGATAATGATCCCGGTCGCCCTTCAACTTGCCCGCAGCAGTGGCAACAACCCATCCAAATTGCTTATGCCTATGGCTTTTGGTTCATTACTGGGCGGCGCCATTACTATGGTGGGTACGCCACCAAACATTATTATTGCTGACATTCGTCGCGAGGCTATGGGCGAGTCCTTTGGTATTTTTGAATTTACTCCGGTTGGCCTCAGTATTGCCATAGCCGGTTTGCTTTTTATGTGGCTGTTAAGCCATTGGCTGGTTCCGGAAAAAGCCGGAAAGTCGAAATCGCAGTCGCTGTATGATGTCAGCAGCTACCTGACCGAACTCTATGTACCTGAAGGCTCCAATTTCGTTGGTGAAACTCTGTATGAGCTGGAAAACCGAAGCGAAGAAGACTTTGTGATTGTTGCACTACAACGTGGCGAAAAGCGTTGGTCCGCTCCGGCTCGTTATTTACGACTAAAAGCCGAGGACGTGCTGATAGTTGAAGCCAATGCGGAAACCATCCAGCAAGTCATTGACGGAACCGGACTGGAGCTCAATGCCGAAGAAGAAATTGATGACCGCTTTTTAAAATCCGACGACATTACTGTAATAGAAGGTATTGTCGGACATGACTCCCGGCTTATCGGCCGCTCGGCTGCCGACATTAAACTGCGCAGCCGCTACGGTATTAATGTATTGGGTGTTGCCCGCGAGGGTCAGAAATTGGGAACCGCACTGGCAAATATTCGCTTTAAACCGGGCGACGTTTTATTACTGCAGGGCGACGCTGAAATCCTCGATGATGTATTTCAGCGCTTTGGCTGCTTCCCGTTAGCACAGCGCAGCTTGCGCATCGGTTCCTCAAAGCGGTTAATGTTGCCGCTAGGTATTTTTGCTGCAACCATTTTATCGGCTGCGTTTGGCTTAATCTCGGTTCCTGTCGCTTTCTCACTGGCAGCAGGCCTTATGGTTATCACCAATATTTTGCCTCTGCGAGAGCTTTACGACGCCATAGACTGGCCTATTATTGTTCTGCTGGGCGCAACCATTCCACTGGGGTCTGCACTGGAGCGTAGCGGTGCTGCCGACACTATTGCCAATGCAGTGCTTTATGTCAGCGAGGGCTCGCCAGAATTTGTTGCGGTGGGCTTACTGCTAATAGTGACCATGTTGCTATCCAATATTGTTAACAATGCCGCGGCAGCAGTACTTATGGCCCCCATTGGCATTAGTATGGCGAACAGCTTTGGTGCCAGTATGGACCCGTTTTTAATGGCGGTTGCTATTGGTGCCGCTGTGCCTTTCTTAACGCCTATAGGCCACCAGTCGAATATATTGGTTATGGGCCCGGGTGGTTACAACTTTAGCGACTACTGGCGGCTTGGCCTGCCGTTGTCCCTTCTGGTCTCAGCGGTGGCGCTGGTCATGATACTCCTGGTATGGCCGTTGTATTAA
- a CDS encoding GNAT family N-acetyltransferase, translating to MRAVIHSTITTVAKNDWDRLFGSHYPFTRYDLLLALEQGGSLGLQRGWLPQYAVVYDENDAMVAAMPWFKKTHSYGEYLFDWAFAEAFERYGFQYYPKLINAIPFTPCQGPRLAISEGVNRGEMLSIIESELLKQHDVSNLQSLYVEPDLSRALTEEGWWQRFDIQFLWQNRDYGSFDDFLAALVSRKRKSIRKERQKVSEQNVQMRTLQGNELTAEFWQQFTLFYQRTYLKRSGHGGYLTPATFKLWAEHLADYIIVFAAYRDGNMLAASLCFKGEDTLYGRYWGCREELEFLHFEACYYQGIEFCINHGLQYFDAGAQGEHKLHRGFEPVLREGFYRFMEAPLSDAIEQYCQDESSALREHLKTLQTYLPYKTID from the coding sequence ATGCGAGCAGTTATTCATTCAACAATCACCACTGTGGCCAAAAACGACTGGGATCGCCTGTTTGGGAGTCATTATCCCTTTACGCGCTATGATTTGCTGCTGGCGCTTGAGCAAGGTGGCAGTCTTGGGCTGCAGCGCGGCTGGTTGCCGCAATATGCTGTTGTTTATGATGAGAATGACGCCATGGTTGCGGCTATGCCGTGGTTTAAGAAAACGCATTCCTATGGTGAGTATTTGTTCGACTGGGCATTCGCCGAAGCTTTTGAACGCTATGGTTTTCAATATTACCCTAAGCTGATTAACGCAATACCTTTTACCCCATGTCAGGGACCGCGTTTGGCTATTAGCGAGGGCGTTAACCGCGGCGAGATGCTGTCTATTATTGAGTCGGAGTTGTTAAAGCAACATGACGTCAGTAACTTGCAGAGTTTGTATGTTGAACCTGACTTAAGCCGTGCTTTAACCGAAGAAGGCTGGTGGCAGCGCTTCGATATTCAGTTTCTCTGGCAAAACCGGGACTACGGCAGTTTTGATGATTTTTTAGCGGCTCTGGTGTCGCGTAAGCGTAAGTCGATTCGCAAAGAGCGGCAAAAAGTGTCTGAGCAAAACGTGCAAATGCGAACTCTGCAGGGTAATGAGTTAACTGCGGAGTTTTGGCAGCAATTTACTCTGTTCTACCAGCGTACTTATTTAAAACGTTCTGGGCATGGCGGCTATTTAACCCCTGCTACCTTTAAACTATGGGCTGAACATTTAGCCGATTATATTATAGTTTTCGCTGCCTACAGAGACGGCAACATGCTGGCTGCTTCTTTGTGCTTTAAAGGCGAAGATACACTTTACGGACGCTACTGGGGTTGTCGGGAAGAGCTTGAATTCCTGCACTTTGAGGCCTGTTATTACCAGGGAATTGAGTTTTGTATAAATCACGGGCTACAGTATTTTGACGCGGGTGCTCAGGGTGAGCATAAATTGCATCGCGGTTTTGAACCGGTATTGCGCGAAGGCTTTTACCGTTTTATGGAGGCGCCTCTTAGCGACGCCATTGAGCAGTATTGTCAGGATGAAAGCAGTGCGTTACGCGAACACCTGAAAACACTGCAAACCTATCTGCCTTATAAAACCATCGATTAA